From the Pseudomonas syringae KCTC 12500 genome, the window AAGCGTAAGAACGGTATCAACGAGTCGTTGTTTCTCGGCCCTGGCCCGCAGGCGGACTTCAATCCGTATGCGCGGATCATTGTCGAGGAAGCCCATCGGCGCGGCATTGACGTGCAGGTGGATGATGCGGATGCCGGGCTGTTCACCCTCAGCTACGGCGGTCGTCGTATACGCTGCCGCGAATCGTTGAGCGATCTGACCAGCGCGGTGAGCATGACCCTGTGTCAGGACAAGAGCCTGACCCATCGTGCCCTGAAGGCTGCCGGCCTGCGCCTGCCCGCTCAGCAAAGGGCGGGCAGCGCAGACGACAATCTGGCGTTTCTCGAAGCGCACGGACAAATCGTGGTCAAGCCGCTGGACGGTGAACAAGGCCAGGGCGTAGCGGTTGATCTGCGCACCATTGACGATGTACAGAGTGCTATCGAGCAGGCCCGCCAGTTCGACACTCGCGTGATTCTGGAAAGCTTTCATGAAGGCCTGGACTTGCGCATCGTGGTGATCGGCTTTCAGGTCGTGGCTGCGGCGATACGCCGTCCGGCTGAAATCATCGGTGACGGCCGCCACACCATCAAACAGTTGATCGAAGCCCAAAGCCGACGCCGCGCCGCAGCAACGGATGGCGAAAGCCGTATTCCGATGGATCAGGAAACCGAGCGTACAGTGCGCGAGGCCGGTTTCGACTATGCCGATATTCTGCCGATGGATCAGCGCCTGGCCGTGCGCCGTGCTGCCAACCTGCACACCGGCGGCTGCCTGGAAGATGTAACGGCCATTCTGCACCCGGTGCTCAGCGACGCAGCGGTGCGTGCCGCGCGGGCGCTGGACATCCCGGTCGTCGGCCTGGACCTGATGGTGCCGGCCGCCGATCAGCCTGAATACGTGTTCATCGAAGCCAATGAACGCGTAGGGCTTGCCAATCACGAACCGCAACCCACCGCCGAACGTTTCGTCGATCTGTTGTTTCCGCACAGCCTGCCTGTGCATATCTGATCGCAGCTGCGGGCACGGCTGCAAGAGGCGCATCAGCCTTTGCAGCCCGTGGCTTGCAACTGTTCCATAAGGAGCATCCATGACCCCTGCAAATATCCCCGATCCGGATCTGAAATACCTGCAGAAAGTTCTGTTGGAAATGCTCGCGATCCCAAGCCCCACCGGCTTCACAGACACCATTGTGCGTTACGTGGCCGAGCGACTGGAAGA encodes:
- the ngg gene encoding N-acetylglutaminylglutamine synthetase; translation: MKQNATTYSQRLLRGQSPSYERLQARLAEDGSQIDADPLALHCGWGRLLIGHTYPDPAALAQDLLNEKPGERDIALYVAAPQQVLAQSPQQLFLDPSDTLRLWFSDYRPAQRVFRGYRIRRAHNENDWQAINNLYLARGMLPIDPELLTPRHEGGPVYWVAEDEGSKTIIGSVMGLNHQKAFNDPEKGSSLWCLAVDPQCTRPGVGEVLVRHLIEHFMSRGLSYLDLSVLHDNDQAKALYAKLNFRNLPTFAIKRKNGINESLFLGPGPQADFNPYARIIVEEAHRRGIDVQVDDADAGLFTLSYGGRRIRCRESLSDLTSAVSMTLCQDKSLTHRALKAAGLRLPAQQRAGSADDNLAFLEAHGQIVVKPLDGEQGQGVAVDLRTIDDVQSAIEQARQFDTRVILESFHEGLDLRIVVIGFQVVAAAIRRPAEIIGDGRHTIKQLIEAQSRRRAAATDGESRIPMDQETERTVREAGFDYADILPMDQRLAVRRAANLHTGGCLEDVTAILHPVLSDAAVRAARALDIPVVGLDLMVPAADQPEYVFIEANERVGLANHEPQPTAERFVDLLFPHSLPVHI